The following are encoded together in the Pseudomonas sediminis genome:
- the fliF gene encoding flagellar basal-body MS-ring/collar protein FliF has product MAEAAVANVPAKAESGEPKKPLLGLSFLENLAEMSVLRQLGLLVGLAASVAIGFAVVLWSQQPDYRPLYGSLNGMDATQVVETLNAAGINYTVEPNSGALLVKADDLSRARMRLAAAGVAPTDNSVGFEILDREQGLGTSQFMEATRYRRGLEGELARTVASLNNVKAARVHLAMPKASVFVRDERKPSASVLVELYPGRGLEPSQVMAIVNLVATSVPELDKGQVTVVDQKGNLLSDQQELSELTMAGKQFDYTRRMETLFTQRVHNILQPVLGTGRYKAEVSADVDFSSVESTSEMFNPDQPALRSEQQVNEQRQSSLPPQGVPGALSNQPPGPAAAPQQAAGAAAPAGPIAAGQPLVDANGQQIMDPATGQPMLAPYPADKREQSTRNFELDRSISYTRQQQGRLRRLSVAVVVDDQVRVDPATGESSRVPWTADDLARFTRLVQDSVGFDASRGDSVSVINTAFTASMGEEIPDIPFYTQPWFWDIVKQVLGVLFILVLVFGVLRPVLNNITGGGRGKELAGSGDVELGSMAGLDGELSDDRVSPGGPQSIMLPSPSEGYDAQLNAIKSLVAEDPGRVAQVVKEWINADE; this is encoded by the coding sequence ATGGCTGAAGCAGCAGTAGCAAACGTACCGGCCAAGGCCGAGTCAGGTGAGCCGAAGAAGCCCCTGCTGGGCCTTAGCTTCCTGGAAAATCTCGCGGAGATGTCGGTGCTGCGGCAGCTCGGCCTGTTGGTCGGTCTGGCTGCCAGCGTGGCTATCGGTTTTGCCGTGGTGCTCTGGTCGCAGCAGCCGGACTATCGCCCGCTCTATGGCAGCCTCAATGGAATGGACGCCACTCAGGTGGTGGAAACCCTCAACGCTGCGGGTATCAACTACACCGTCGAGCCCAACTCCGGCGCGTTGCTGGTCAAGGCCGACGATCTGAGCCGTGCGCGTATGCGCCTGGCTGCCGCTGGCGTGGCGCCGACCGATAACAGCGTCGGTTTTGAAATTCTCGACCGTGAGCAGGGTCTGGGTACCAGTCAGTTCATGGAGGCAACCCGTTATCGCCGCGGCCTTGAAGGCGAGTTGGCGCGCACGGTGGCCAGCCTCAATAACGTCAAAGCAGCGCGCGTGCATCTGGCGATGCCCAAGGCTTCCGTTTTCGTACGTGACGAGCGTAAGCCGTCTGCCTCGGTGCTTGTCGAGCTTTACCCGGGACGTGGGTTGGAGCCCAGTCAGGTCATGGCGATCGTCAATCTGGTGGCGACCAGTGTGCCTGAGCTGGACAAGGGGCAAGTCACGGTGGTCGACCAGAAGGGCAATCTGCTTTCCGATCAGCAGGAGCTGTCCGAGCTGACCATGGCTGGCAAGCAGTTCGACTACACCCGCCGTATGGAAACGCTGTTCACCCAGCGAGTGCACAACATTTTGCAGCCGGTGCTGGGCACCGGTCGCTACAAGGCCGAAGTGTCGGCTGATGTGGATTTCAGCTCGGTTGAATCCACTTCCGAAATGTTCAATCCGGATCAACCCGCGCTGCGCAGCGAGCAACAGGTCAACGAGCAGCGTCAGAGCAGTCTGCCGCCGCAAGGCGTGCCGGGCGCGCTGTCCAATCAACCGCCGGGCCCGGCTGCCGCTCCGCAGCAGGCTGCAGGCGCTGCCGCTCCGGCCGGTCCGATAGCGGCTGGTCAGCCGCTGGTCGATGCCAACGGTCAGCAGATCATGGATCCGGCCACCGGCCAGCCTATGCTCGCCCCGTATCCGGCCGACAAGCGTGAGCAGTCCACCCGCAATTTCGAGCTGGACCGTTCCATCAGCTACACCCGTCAGCAGCAGGGGCGCCTGCGTCGTCTGTCGGTGGCTGTGGTGGTGGACGACCAGGTACGTGTCGACCCGGCCACCGGCGAAAGCAGCCGGGTGCCTTGGACCGCCGATGACCTGGCGCGCTTCACTCGTCTGGTTCAGGATTCGGTGGGCTTCGATGCCAGTCGCGGCGACAGCGTCAGCGTGATCAACACGGCGTTCACCGCGTCGATGGGCGAGGAAATTCCGGATATTCCGTTCTACACCCAGCCCTGGTTCTGGGACATCGTCAAGCAGGTGCTTGGCGTCCTGTTCATCCTGGTGCTGGTGTTCGGCGTGTTGCGTCCGGTGCTCAACAACATCACCGGCGGTGGCAGGGGCAAGGAACTGGCGGGCTCCGGTGATGTGGAGCTTGGCTCGATGGCAGGTCTGGATGGTGAGCTGTCCGATGACCGTGTCAGCCCTGGCGGCCCGCAGAGCATAATGTTGCCGAGCCCTAGTGAGGGGTATGATGCGCAACTGAACGCTATCAAGAGCCTAGTGGCGGAAGACCCTGGCCGCGTCGCCCAGGTCGTGAAAGAGTGGATCAACGCCGATGAGTGA
- a CDS encoding Hpt domain-containing protein yields MSDIHLDDAVLAALQDVMEDEYPILLDTFVADSEERLRLLHQAQAEDDAQGLRLAAHSFKGSCSNMGAVLLASLCKELEDAGRREALDLAPALIEQVEREFAIVRILFKSERQRYRL; encoded by the coding sequence GTGTCCGATATCCATCTCGACGATGCCGTCCTGGCGGCGCTGCAGGACGTCATGGAAGACGAGTACCCGATCTTGCTCGATACCTTCGTTGCCGATTCCGAAGAGCGTTTGCGCCTGCTGCATCAGGCGCAGGCCGAGGATGATGCGCAGGGGCTGCGACTGGCTGCGCACAGCTTCAAGGGCAGTTGCAGCAATATGGGGGCGGTACTGTTGGCCAGCCTGTGCAAGGAACTGGAGGACGCCGGTCGGCGCGAGGCACTGGACTTGGCCCCGGCGCTGATCGAGCAGGTCGAGCGTGAGTTCGCCATCGTGCGCATCCTGTTCAAATCCGAGCGCCAGCGTTATCGCCTCTGA
- the fliL gene encoding flagellar basal body-associated protein FliL codes for MAKKEAAPAAEGQPAGKSKLKLIILIVVGLLLAVGLSVGGTWFILSKGDKSEDAKPAEAAAPAAPVRQPAVYQDLMPAFVVNFNYQNRTRYLQVSMALMSRDTAGMEKLKVHMPVLRNRLVMLLSGQDFAALQTPLGKEMLLQQALASVQELAQKETGSTVVEQVLFTNFVLQ; via the coding sequence ATGGCTAAGAAAGAAGCGGCACCGGCTGCCGAAGGACAACCCGCCGGCAAGAGCAAGCTCAAACTCATCATCCTGATTGTGGTGGGTCTGCTTCTGGCCGTTGGCCTTTCCGTGGGCGGTACCTGGTTCATTCTCAGCAAGGGTGACAAGAGCGAGGATGCCAAACCGGCAGAGGCCGCCGCACCAGCAGCGCCAGTGCGCCAGCCAGCTGTCTATCAGGATCTGATGCCGGCCTTCGTGGTCAATTTCAATTACCAGAACCGTACCCGCTACCTGCAGGTCAGCATGGCCTTGATGAGCCGTGATACCGCCGGCATGGAGAAGCTCAAGGTGCATATGCCGGTATTGCGTAACCGTCTGGTGATGTTGCTGTCCGGTCAGGATTTTGCCGCGCTGCAAACGCCGTTGGGCAAGGAAATGCTTCTGCAGCAGGCGCTGGCCAGCGTGCAGGAACTGGCGCAGAAGGAAACCGGCAGCACTGTGGTCGAGCAGGTGCTGTTCACCAATTTCGTGTTGCAGTAG
- the fliI gene encoding flagellar protein export ATPase FliI, with translation MRLERVSFARRLEGYSDAISLPGQPILEGRLLRMVGLTLEAEGLRAAVGSRCLVINDDSYHPVQVEAEVMGFSGGKIYLMPAGSLAGIAPGARVVPLPDAGRLPMGMSMLGRVLDGTGRALDGKGGMKAEDWVPMDGPAINPLNRDPISQPLDVGIRSINGLLTVGRGQRLGLFAGTGVGKSVLLGMMTRFTEAEIIVVGLIGERGREVKEFIDEILGEEGLKRSVVVASPADEAPLMRLRAAQYCTRIAEYFRDKGKNVLLLMDSLTRYAQAQREIALAIGEPPATKGYPPSVFAKLPKLVERAGNAEAGGGSITAFYTVLSEGDDQQDPIADAARGVLDGHFVLSRRLAEEGHYPAIDIESSISRVMPQVVPPEQLKQAQRFKQLWSRYQQSRDLISVGAYVPGGDADTDQAIARQPVMAQYLRQGLDENVSMAQSREQLAGVLGQ, from the coding sequence ATGCGCCTTGAGCGGGTGAGCTTCGCCCGGCGTCTGGAGGGCTACAGCGACGCAATCAGCTTGCCCGGCCAGCCGATACTCGAGGGCCGTCTGTTACGCATGGTTGGCCTTACCCTGGAAGCCGAAGGCCTGCGTGCGGCCGTTGGCAGCCGTTGCCTGGTGATCAACGACGACAGTTACCACCCGGTTCAGGTCGAGGCCGAGGTGATGGGTTTCTCCGGGGGCAAGATCTATCTGATGCCGGCGGGCAGTCTGGCTGGTATTGCGCCTGGCGCACGCGTGGTGCCGCTACCCGATGCCGGGCGTTTGCCCATGGGCATGTCCATGCTAGGCCGAGTGCTCGACGGCACCGGCCGCGCCCTGGATGGCAAGGGCGGGATGAAGGCCGAGGACTGGGTACCGATGGATGGCCCTGCTATCAACCCGCTCAACCGCGACCCCATCAGCCAGCCGCTGGATGTTGGTATTCGTTCGATCAACGGTTTGCTTACCGTCGGGCGTGGCCAGCGCTTGGGCCTGTTCGCCGGTACCGGCGTGGGCAAGTCCGTGTTGCTGGGCATGATGACCCGGTTCACCGAGGCCGAAATTATCGTGGTTGGCCTGATCGGTGAGCGCGGGCGTGAGGTCAAGGAGTTCATCGACGAGATCCTCGGCGAGGAAGGCCTCAAGCGTTCCGTGGTGGTCGCTTCGCCGGCCGACGAGGCGCCGTTGATGCGTCTGCGCGCCGCGCAGTACTGCACGCGCATCGCCGAGTATTTCCGTGACAAGGGTAAGAACGTTCTGCTGTTGATGGATTCGCTGACCCGCTATGCCCAGGCCCAGCGCGAAATCGCCCTGGCCATTGGTGAGCCGCCAGCGACCAAGGGCTACCCACCGTCGGTATTCGCCAAGCTGCCCAAACTGGTCGAGCGTGCCGGCAACGCCGAAGCCGGCGGCGGTTCGATCACCGCGTTCTACACCGTATTGAGTGAGGGGGATGACCAGCAGGACCCCATCGCCGATGCTGCACGTGGTGTGCTCGACGGGCACTTCGTCCTGTCCCGGCGTCTGGCCGAGGAAGGGCACTATCCCGCTATCGATATCGAATCCTCGATTAGCCGGGTCATGCCTCAGGTGGTTCCGCCCGAGCAGCTCAAGCAGGCGCAGCGTTTCAAGCAGCTGTGGTCGCGCTACCAGCAGAGTCGCGATCTGATCAGCGTCGGTGCCTATGTTCCGGGCGGCGACGCGGATACCGATCAGGCCATCGCCCGTCAGCCGGTCATGGCTCAGTACCTGCGTCAGGGCCTCGACGAGAACGTGTCAATGGCGCAGAGCCGCGAGCAGCTGGCCGGGGTGTTGGGACAGTGA
- the fliG gene encoding flagellar motor switch protein FliG — protein sequence MSDNRTATKLNKVDKAAILLLSLGETDAAQVLRHLGPKEVQRVGVAMAGMRNIHREQVEQVMAEFVDIVGDQTSLGVGSDAYIRKMLTSALGEDKAGNLIDRILLGGSTSGLDSLKWMEPRAVADVIRYEHPQIQAIVVAYLDPDQAGEVLSHFDHKVRLDIILRVSSLNTVQPSALRELNQILEKQFSGSANTTRAAMGGVKRAADIMNFLDSSVEGQLMDSIREVDEDLSTQIEDLMFVFDNLADVDDRGIQALMREVSSEVLVLALKGADDAIKDKVFKNMSKRAAELLRDDLEAKGPVRVSDVEGAQKEILTIARRMAEAGEIVLGGKGGEEMV from the coding sequence ATGAGTGACAATCGCACTGCTACCAAGCTGAACAAGGTCGACAAGGCCGCGATTCTGCTGCTTTCGCTGGGCGAAACCGATGCCGCGCAGGTGTTGCGTCACCTCGGGCCGAAAGAGGTGCAGCGCGTCGGTGTGGCCATGGCTGGCATGCGTAACATTCATCGCGAGCAGGTTGAGCAGGTGATGGCCGAGTTCGTCGATATCGTCGGCGACCAGACCAGCCTCGGCGTAGGTTCCGATGCCTACATTCGCAAGATGCTCACCTCTGCGCTGGGTGAGGACAAGGCTGGTAATCTGATCGACCGCATCCTGCTGGGCGGCAGCACCAGTGGCCTGGACAGCCTCAAGTGGATGGAGCCGCGTGCTGTTGCCGACGTGATTCGCTACGAGCACCCGCAGATCCAGGCCATCGTCGTCGCCTATCTCGATCCGGACCAGGCCGGCGAAGTGCTCAGCCATTTCGACCACAAGGTGCGCCTGGACATCATCCTGCGCGTGTCCTCGCTCAATACCGTGCAACCGTCCGCGCTCAGGGAACTCAACCAGATCCTGGAGAAGCAGTTCTCCGGCAGCGCCAACACCACGCGCGCCGCCATGGGCGGCGTCAAGCGTGCGGCGGACATCATGAACTTCCTCGACAGCTCGGTGGAAGGTCAACTGATGGACTCCATCCGCGAAGTGGACGAAGACCTGTCGACACAGATCGAAGACCTCATGTTCGTTTTCGACAACCTGGCCGATGTCGACGACCGTGGCATCCAGGCGCTGATGCGCGAGGTCTCGTCCGAGGTGCTGGTACTGGCGCTCAAGGGGGCCGACGACGCCATCAAGGACAAGGTCTTCAAGAACATGTCCAAACGTGCGGCCGAGCTGCTGCGTGACGACCTGGAGGCCAAAGGGCCGGTGCGCGTCAGCGATGTCGAAGGGGCGCAGAAGGAAATTCTCACCATCGCCCGGCGCATGGCCGAAGCCGGAGAGATCGTGCTCGGCGGCAAGGGCGGCGAGGAGATGGTTTGA
- a CDS encoding ATP-binding SpoIIE family protein phosphatase, protein MPERLAILIAEDNAADRMLLSTIVSRQGHRVLTASNGLEAVALFEQERPHLVLMDALMPVMDGFEAARRIKDQAGEALVLIIFLTSLTEGEALVRCLEAGGDDFLAKPYNRVILEAKIRAMDRLRRLHDTVLQQRDLIALHNEHLLHEQRVAKAVFDKVAHSGCLDAPNIRYMQSPYALFNGDLLLAAYKPSGGMHVMLGDFTGHGLPAAIGAMPLAEVFYGMTAKGHALAEILREINAKLKRILPVGVFCCATLLNISSKRGLLEVWNGGLPDGYLLHADGRPRQPLVSRHLPLGILEPAAFSDRCEVYPLAPGDRIFLLSDGVLEASDQHGQLFGEERLLRLLEANRQPQALFEEIQQALVAFRGEQQDDVSMVQVGLAEDDERPRPLAFADSGQGSVMDWSASFEFRALSLRHFNPLPFLLQLLLDVRALRPRGGELYTVLAELYSNALEHGVMGLDSSLKQDASGFAEYYRERRLRLASLHDGYVRFHLQMLPEGNGGRLIVGIEDSGPGFDPASVVALRDDALCGRGLALVRELSDGFGCGPDGRGVSVEFCWSAEA, encoded by the coding sequence ATGCCTGAGCGTCTTGCGATCCTGATTGCCGAGGACAACGCGGCCGACCGCATGCTGTTGTCCACCATCGTCAGTCGTCAGGGGCACCGCGTACTGACCGCCAGCAATGGTCTTGAGGCTGTCGCCCTGTTCGAGCAGGAGCGTCCGCATCTGGTCCTGATGGATGCGCTGATGCCGGTGATGGATGGCTTCGAGGCGGCGCGGCGGATCAAGGATCAGGCCGGCGAGGCGCTGGTGCTGATCATCTTTCTCACCTCGCTGACCGAGGGCGAGGCGCTGGTGCGCTGCCTGGAGGCCGGTGGCGACGACTTTCTCGCCAAGCCCTATAACCGGGTGATACTCGAGGCCAAGATCAGGGCCATGGACCGCCTGCGCCGTCTGCACGATACGGTATTGCAGCAGCGCGACCTGATTGCCCTGCACAACGAGCATTTGCTGCATGAGCAACGCGTAGCCAAGGCGGTATTCGACAAGGTGGCACATTCTGGCTGCCTGGATGCGCCAAACATCCGCTACATGCAGTCGCCTTATGCGCTGTTCAACGGTGATTTGTTACTGGCAGCCTACAAGCCGTCAGGTGGCATGCACGTGATGCTGGGTGATTTCACCGGTCATGGTTTGCCGGCGGCTATTGGCGCTATGCCGCTGGCCGAGGTGTTCTATGGCATGACCGCCAAAGGCCATGCGCTCGCCGAGATCCTTCGCGAGATCAACGCCAAGCTAAAGCGCATCCTGCCGGTTGGGGTGTTCTGCTGCGCCACCTTGCTCAACATCAGCAGCAAGCGCGGGCTACTCGAGGTGTGGAATGGCGGGCTGCCGGATGGCTATCTGCTGCATGCCGATGGCCGTCCGCGTCAGCCATTGGTATCTCGCCATCTGCCGCTGGGGATTCTGGAGCCTGCGGCGTTCAGTGACCGTTGCGAGGTCTATCCGCTAGCGCCAGGGGATCGCATCTTTCTGCTTAGCGACGGCGTGCTTGAGGCTAGTGACCAGCACGGCCAGTTGTTCGGCGAGGAGCGCCTGCTCCGGCTGTTGGAGGCCAATCGGCAGCCGCAGGCCTTGTTCGAGGAAATCCAGCAGGCGCTGGTGGCGTTCCGCGGCGAACAGCAGGACGATGTCAGCATGGTCCAGGTCGGTCTTGCCGAAGACGATGAGCGTCCCCGGCCGCTGGCCTTTGCCGATAGCGGCCAGGGCAGCGTGATGGACTGGTCGGCCAGTTTCGAGTTTCGTGCGCTGAGCCTGCGTCATTTCAATCCGCTGCCATTCTTGTTGCAGCTGCTGCTGGACGTACGGGCGTTGCGACCGCGTGGCGGCGAGCTGTATACCGTGCTCGCCGAGCTCTATTCCAATGCGTTGGAACATGGCGTGATGGGGCTGGATTCCTCGCTCAAACAGGATGCCAGCGGTTTTGCCGAGTACTACCGAGAGCGGCGTTTGCGTCTGGCGTCATTGCACGATGGCTATGTGCGCTTTCACCTGCAGATGCTCCCGGAGGGGAATGGCGGCCGCCTTATCGTCGGGATAGAGGACAGCGGGCCTGGTTTCGATCCAGCCAGTGTCGTGGCACTGCGAGATGACGCGCTTTGCGGGCGCGGTCTGGCGCTGGTCCGTGAGCTGAGCGACGGTTTTGGTTGCGGCCCCGACGGACGGGGCGTCAGCGTGGAGTTTTGCTGGTCCGCTGAGGCATAA
- a CDS encoding GIY-YIG nuclease family protein: MKQPAVYIMASQRNGTLYTGVTADLLQRVWQHREGVVEGFTLRYGVKLPVWYEQHESMSGAIAREKAIKKWNRAWKLRLIEERNPQWQDLWSEIVGDSSLAAGSPPSRG, encoded by the coding sequence ATGAAACAACCCGCCGTTTACATTATGGCCAGTCAGCGTAATGGCACGCTCTATACCGGAGTTACAGCGGATCTGCTGCAGCGTGTCTGGCAGCATAGAGAGGGGGTCGTTGAGGGCTTTACACTCCGCTATGGAGTGAAGTTGCCGGTGTGGTACGAGCAGCATGAAAGTATGAGTGGCGCGATAGCCAGGGAGAAGGCGATCAAGAAATGGAATCGTGCCTGGAAGCTGCGCCTGATCGAAGAGCGAAATCCGCAATGGCAGGATCTCTGGTCGGAGATTGTTGGTGATTCTTCTCTTGCTGCTGGGTCCCCGCCTTCGCGGGGATGA
- the fliJ gene encoding flagellar export protein FliJ, whose amino-acid sequence MSLSRAKRLQPVVEMAEKAEREAARQLGHCQGLVGQAEAKLGELERFRGDYQQQWISEGSKGVSGQWLMNYQRFLSQLETAVGQQQQSLEWHRANLEKVRAVWQQRYARLEGLRKLVQRYIDEARLAEDKREQKLLDELAQRLIDRGEP is encoded by the coding sequence ATGAGCCTGAGCCGCGCAAAGCGTCTGCAGCCGGTCGTCGAGATGGCAGAAAAGGCCGAGCGCGAGGCCGCGCGCCAGCTCGGGCATTGCCAGGGTCTGGTCGGCCAGGCCGAAGCCAAGCTGGGTGAGCTGGAGCGTTTCCGTGGCGACTACCAGCAGCAGTGGATCAGCGAGGGCAGCAAGGGCGTTTCCGGCCAGTGGCTGATGAACTACCAGCGCTTTTTGTCACAGCTTGAAACCGCGGTCGGCCAGCAGCAGCAAAGTCTGGAGTGGCACCGCGCCAACCTGGAAAAGGTGCGTGCCGTTTGGCAGCAGCGCTATGCACGTCTCGAGGGGCTGCGCAAACTGGTGCAGCGCTATATCGATGAAGCCCGCTTGGCCGAGGACAAGCGCGAGCAGAAACTGCTCGACGAGCTGGCGCAGCGCTTGATAGACCGTGGCGAGCCCTGA
- the fliH gene encoding flagellar assembly protein FliH yields the protein MAAKEPESELIRAKDLGTFDRWALPSFDAPGDEPAEAEAAAEEHMQPPAESEQQDAAQVEEVALEDVKPLTLDELEAIRQDAYNEGFATGEKDGFHAGQIKAKQEADAALALKVGSLEKLMTQLLEPIAEQDQQMEVAMVRLVSHMVREVIQRELSTDSSQIRQVLREALKLLPMGAQNVRIQVNPQDFETIKALRERHEESWRILEDDSLLPGGCRIESEHSQIDASVETRMAQALKQLFEQQRAQSTQPPEADINLDLDSGDAP from the coding sequence ATGGCTGCCAAGGAGCCTGAGAGCGAGCTGATTCGCGCCAAGGATCTCGGCACGTTCGATCGCTGGGCGCTGCCCAGCTTCGACGCGCCGGGTGACGAACCGGCAGAAGCCGAGGCCGCTGCTGAAGAACATATGCAGCCTCCAGCTGAATCCGAGCAGCAGGACGCCGCACAGGTCGAAGAGGTCGCACTCGAAGATGTCAAACCACTGACGCTCGATGAACTCGAAGCCATTCGCCAGGATGCCTATAACGAAGGCTTCGCCACGGGCGAGAAGGACGGCTTTCACGCCGGCCAGATCAAAGCCAAGCAAGAGGCTGACGCGGCCTTGGCGCTGAAGGTCGGCAGCCTGGAAAAACTCATGACGCAGTTGCTCGAGCCGATTGCCGAGCAGGATCAGCAAATGGAAGTGGCCATGGTACGTCTGGTCAGCCATATGGTGCGCGAGGTGATTCAGCGTGAGCTGAGCACTGACTCCAGTCAAATTCGCCAGGTGCTGCGCGAGGCGCTCAAACTGCTGCCAATGGGCGCGCAGAACGTGCGTATTCAGGTCAATCCGCAGGATTTCGAAACGATCAAGGCGCTACGCGAGCGTCATGAGGAAAGCTGGCGCATCCTCGAGGATGACAGCCTGCTGCCGGGTGGTTGCCGTATCGAGTCTGAGCATAGCCAGATCGACGCCAGCGTCGAGACGCGCATGGCGCAGGCACTCAAGCAATTGTTCGAACAGCAGCGTGCGCAGAGTACCCAGCCGCCGGAAGCGGACATCAACCTGGATCTGGACAGCGGCGATGCGCCTTGA
- the fliE gene encoding flagellar hook-basal body complex protein FliE — protein sequence MSQGVEFNRLMLEMRSMQAEAMARQKPAASEPVQGAPSFSEMLGQAVNKVNETQQASNKLATAFEMGQSGVDLTDVMIASQKASVSFQAMTQVRNKLVQAYQDIMQMPV from the coding sequence ATGAGCCAAGGTGTCGAATTCAATCGCTTGATGCTGGAAATGCGTTCCATGCAGGCTGAGGCCATGGCGCGTCAGAAGCCTGCTGCGAGCGAGCCAGTGCAAGGGGCGCCGAGTTTCTCGGAAATGCTCGGCCAGGCGGTGAACAAGGTCAACGAGACCCAGCAGGCTTCCAATAAACTGGCCACCGCTTTCGAGATGGGGCAGAGCGGCGTCGATCTGACCGATGTGATGATCGCCTCGCAGAAAGCCAGCGTATCCTTCCAGGCCATGACCCAGGTGCGTAATAAGCTGGTCCAGGCTTATCAAGACATCATGCAGATGCCGGTCTGA
- a CDS encoding STAS domain-containing protein has translation MAITSQPSADGQELTIVIRGRFDFASHQEFRDAYERVSVTPKRYQVDLRDTSYLDSSALGMLLLLRDHAGGDSAQISLLNCSSDVRKILAISNFEQLFKIS, from the coding sequence ATGGCCATTACCTCGCAGCCCTCGGCAGATGGGCAAGAGCTGACCATTGTGATTCGAGGACGCTTCGACTTCGCCTCCCACCAGGAATTTCGTGACGCCTATGAGCGCGTCAGCGTGACGCCCAAGCGCTATCAGGTCGACCTGCGTGACACCAGTTATCTGGATAGCTCGGCACTGGGGATGCTGCTGCTCTTGCGCGATCACGCAGGAGGCGATTCGGCGCAGATTAGCCTGCTCAACTGCAGCAGTGACGTGCGCAAGATCCTCGCCATCTCCAACTTCGAGCAGTTGTTCAAGATAAGCTGA
- a CDS encoding flagellar hook-length control protein FliK, which produces MSALPDLSLQATPEVKSKAKQPAKAPEPSKNGASSFADMYAKERQTKPGERTGSTDKSSQEQKSAASSGTADTASSAAEQPAVAAPGNSLPTQEGGEEELDPLLAMALGGIQVQVDDAAVAQDSPELPALVITGANASVADTAEPVLEEDVLDPLAQLKQPAEEAGKAQLSQDAAIKSTRVATSTDFAAAMSAMGKGEEAAESTDESVLDLPLESLAKDALESLKDSVQPNRPDQFVSKLNALTQALNHQVGAAQRTPLVPGQPVAMHQGGWSEAVVDRVMWLSSQNLKSAEIQLDPAELGRLEVRVNLSQDQAQVTFASPNAGVREALEGQMHRLRELFAQQGMNLADANVSDQSLNRGWQGQDDGGRGGSGSRDDLLASDELQPGVHQEVRSERLTSGRGLVDYYA; this is translated from the coding sequence ATGTCCGCGTTGCCCGACCTAAGCCTGCAGGCTACGCCTGAGGTGAAGAGCAAAGCGAAGCAACCGGCCAAAGCGCCGGAACCCAGCAAGAACGGTGCTTCCAGCTTTGCCGATATGTATGCCAAGGAGCGTCAGACCAAGCCTGGCGAGCGTACTGGCAGTACCGATAAATCCAGCCAGGAGCAGAAGTCTGCTGCGTCTTCAGGAACGGCTGACACTGCTTCTTCTGCCGCCGAGCAGCCCGCGGTTGCCGCCCCCGGCAATTCCTTGCCGACCCAGGAGGGCGGTGAAGAGGAGCTCGACCCGTTGCTGGCGATGGCATTGGGCGGTATTCAGGTGCAAGTAGATGACGCTGCGGTAGCCCAGGACTCGCCGGAGTTGCCGGCGTTGGTGATTACCGGTGCCAATGCCAGTGTTGCGGATACTGCTGAGCCAGTGCTGGAGGAAGATGTTCTCGATCCGCTGGCGCAGCTCAAGCAGCCGGCAGAAGAAGCGGGCAAGGCGCAGTTGTCGCAAGATGCTGCGATCAAGAGCACGCGGGTGGCGACCAGCACGGACTTCGCTGCTGCCATGTCCGCTATGGGCAAGGGGGAGGAGGCGGCCGAGAGCACTGACGAGTCGGTGCTGGACCTGCCGCTGGAAAGCCTGGCCAAGGATGCCCTGGAAAGTCTCAAGGACAGCGTTCAGCCCAATCGCCCGGATCAGTTTGTCAGCAAGCTCAATGCGTTGACGCAGGCGCTCAATCATCAGGTAGGCGCCGCTCAGCGCACGCCGCTGGTGCCCGGCCAGCCGGTGGCCATGCATCAGGGGGGCTGGAGCGAGGCGGTTGTCGATCGCGTCATGTGGTTGTCCAGTCAGAACCTCAAGTCGGCTGAAATTCAACTGGACCCGGCGGAGTTGGGGCGCCTTGAAGTGCGGGTGAACCTATCCCAGGATCAGGCCCAGGTGACGTTCGCCAGCCCCAATGCCGGGGTGCGTGAAGCGTTGGAAGGGCAGATGCATCGTCTGCGTGAGCTGTTCGCGCAGCAAGGCATGAACCTGGCCGATGCCAACGTTTCCGATCAGTCGCTTAACCGCGGCTGGCAGGGGCAGGACGATGGCGGCCGTGGTGGTTCTGGCTCGCGTGATGATCTGCTTGCCAGTGACGAGCTGCAGCCGGGCGTCCATCAGGAAGTGCGCAGTGAGCGTTTGACCTCTGGCCGCGGGCTGGTCGACTACTACGCATAA